The bacterium sequence GCGGGTTCGCGCCGCCCTCCCGGTGCGGCCGACCTGCCGCCGGGATAGGTAGAGACAATGCCGGATGCCGAAGCGATTATCACCCGCCCGGCCGTGGTGCGCCGGCGCGCCTTTACCGCCGAACGGCTGCGGTTCGGGTACTCGCTGCTCGCCCCGGCCGTCATCTATATGGCGGTGCTGGTCGGCGTCCCGTTCTTCTTCTCTCTGTACCTGGCGTTGAGCGATGCGACGGTCGGCGGCACGTCCGCCAACTACGTCGGCCTCGCGAACTTCGTCGCGGTGTTGTCGGACTCGACGATCCGGCAGGCGCTGCGCAACACCATTGTCTTCACCGTGGTCGCCGGTATCTTCAAGGGTATCCTGGGAACGCTGCTCGCGTTTCTGCTCATCCAAGAGGTGAGGGGAAAGAGACTCATCCGGTCGCTCGTCGTGATCCCGTGGACGCTGCCGGTGGCGATCAGCGCGCTCGCCTGGAAGTGGATGTACGATTCGCAGTTCAGCGCGATCAACTATGTCGGCACCCGGCTGCACCTGATCCAGGGATGGCCGAACTGGCTGGGTGACAACTTCCTCGCCGCCGTCGCGGTCATCTCGGTCAACGTCTGGCGCGGATTTCCGTTCGCGGCGATCGTGCTGATGGCCGGGATGTCGGCGGTGCCGCTCGAACTGCTGGACGCCGGCAAGGTCGACGGCGCCAACTTCTTTCTGCGCTATCGGTACATCGTCATTCCGGTGATCGCGCCGATTCTGCTCGTGGGGCTCCTCTTCGATACGGTGTTTACGCTCTCCGACATCAGCATCGTGTACCTGCTCACGCTCGGCGGTCCGATGGGCGCGACGGAGATCCTGCCGACGAAGGCGCTCGAGGTCGGCATTCAGGCCGGGGCGCTCGGCCGCGGAGCCGCGATCGCGCTCATGCTGTTCCCGATCCTGCTGCCTGTCGTGTACTTCCTGCTGCGGAGTCTTCGGAGGCGCGAGACGCTGTGACCGCCGTGCAGGGGCACGCCCTTCCACTCGACCAGGTCCAGCTGGTCGCGGCCGGCGCACGCCGCGGGAAGCAGCGCGCGCTGCGGCGCCATCTCCTCGTGTATCTCGGGCTCCTGCCGTTCATCGTCATCACGGTCTTTCCGGTGGTCTGGATGGGGATCACGGCGTTCAAAACGGACGCCGATCTCGTGAACCCAAACGTCTTTCCGTTTTGGTTCCACCAGCACCCGACGTGGGAGCACTTCACGTACCTGTTCCAGCACACGTACTACAAAGACTGGATCAGCAACACGATGGTGATCGCGGCGTGCGTGTCGCTGATCACGCTGGCGGTCGGCGTCCCGGCCGGCTACGCCCTGGCGCGGGTCGGCCTGCCGGGCGCCGAGAACATGGGCATCGGCATCTTCCTCGGATACCTCATCCCGCCGATCCTGTTGTTCATCCCGCTGTCGCGGGTCGTCGCGCTGACGCACATCATCGACACGAAGTGGGCCCTCGTGCTGATCTATCCAACGTTCACCATCCCGTTCTGTACGTGGCTGCTGAGCGGCTTCTTCAAGACCGTGCCGCCGGAGATCGAAGAGGCCGCGCAGGTCGACGGATGCGGGCGGATGGGCGCGCTGATCCGGACCGTGCTGCCGGTGAGCCTCGCCGGTATCCTCACCGCGGTGATCTTCGCGTTCACGCTGACGATGCAGGACTTCCTCTACTCGCTCGTCTACGTGTCGGTCTCCGATCAGAAGCCCGTGCCCCTCGGCGTGGCCACGGACCTGATTCGCGGCGACGTGTACTACTGGGGCTCGCTCATGGCGGGAGCGCTGCTCGTCGGCGTGCCCGTCGCGATTCTCTACGTCTTCTTCCTCGACCAGTTCATCTCGGGAATCACGAGCGCGGCCGTCAAATAAGGGGATGCTCCTGCTCGACGCCGACCGGCTGATCGACGGGGTCGCCGACCGCGCGTCGGCGCCCGGCGGTCTTGTGATCGACGGTGACCGCATTGCCGCCGTGGGACGGTTCCCGCCCGCTTCGGGCGGCGCGGACGCCGGGGCGGCGCCTGAGGGGCTGCACGTCGCACTCCCCGGCTGCACGCTGCTGCCCGGGTTGGTCGATTTTCATACCCATGCCGGGATCGACACCCGCCGCGGCGGCCTGTCCGCACAGGCGCACGAGTCCCCGCCGGTCTCGGCCGGCAACGCCCTCGGCCGCCTCCAGGACGATCTGCGCGGCGGCGTCACCACCGCACGGCTCTGCGGCGATCTCGGCGGCCTCGATCTGCGGCTTCGCGCGGAGATCGACGCGGAGCGCGTCCTCGGGCCGCGGCTGGTCGTCGCGGGCCGGGCGATCAAATCGCCGCGCGGCGGCGGGGGCGCAATCGTCTCGGTCACGACGGACGACGCTCGGGAGATCAACGGTACCGTCGAGGCGAACCTCGCCGACGGCGTCGACTTTATCAAGTTGTTTGTCTCCGACGGTGTCGGCGACCCGGCCCGTGAGCCGACGGCCTGCTACTACGGCGAGGCCCACGTGGCGGCCGCCGTGCGTCCCGCGCACGCCGCGGGCCGGCGGGTGGCCGCGCACCTCCTCGGCGGGCCCGGGGTGGCGGAGGCGATCGGCGGCGGCCTCGACGTGATCGAACACGGCTGGTTTCTCACCGACGCCGACCTGGACTTGGCGGCGCGGCATGAGACGCTCATCACCCTCACGCTCGGCGTGCTGTGCGGCCCGTACGGCCACGCCTTCGGCGACATACCGGCCGAATCCGAGCGTTTGGCGCGGCTGGGGACGGCCGCGCAGCAGACGGCCCGCAAGGTGATCGCCCGCGGACTCCGGTACGTCGTCGGCACCGACGCCGTGCACGGCCATCTGGCCGACGAGGTCGCGTGGCTCGTCGCGCTCGGTGAGACCCCGGTCCGGGCGATCCAGGCGGCCAGTGCGCGGGCCGCGGCCGAGCTCGGAATGGCGGGGCGGCTCGGCACGCTCGAGCCGGGCCGGCTCGCCGATGTCGTCGCGGTCGAGGGGGATCCGCTGGCCGACATCTCGGCGCTCCGGCGGGTCCGGCTCGTGGTCAAGGGAGGACGCATCGTGTACCACGCGGGATCCCGGGAGAGGGGTGACGGCGCGTGACGGCGGCGGGCCTGACGGTCGGCGTGGTCGGTCTCGGCGAGATGGGGCTTCCGATGGCGCTGCGGGTGCGCGCCGCCGGGCTCCGGGTGCTCGGCTACGACGTGCGGGATGAGGCCGGGCGCGGCTTCGAGGCGGCCGGGGGCGAGGTCGCGGCGTCGGCGGGAGACGTCGCCGCCCGGTCGGACGTCACGATCGTGATGGTGCGCACGCCCGCGCAGGCGGAGGCGGTGGTGCTCGGCGCGGGCGGAGTGCTTGAGCACGCCCGGTGCGGCAGCCTCCTGATCGTCATGAGCACGGTGGGCGTGCCGTGCATGCGGCGGCTCGCGGATTCGGCGCGGCGGGCCGGCCTGCGTTTTCTCGACGCGCCGGTGAGCGGCGGGCGGGCGAGGGCGGAGGACGGGACGCTCACCATCATCGTCGGCGGGGCCGCGGTGGACGTGGAAGCCGCGCGCCCGGTGCTGGCGGCGATGGGGACGCAGATCGAGCACATCGGCGACGCCGGCGCCGGCACGACCGTGAAGATGGCGAACCAGGTGCTGCTGACGGTCAGCCTGATCGCCGCCCGCGAGATGGCCGCGCTGACCGGCGCCGCCGGACTTCAGACCGAAAAGGTCTGGGATGTGCTTCGGACCTGCACCGGCACCACGTGGGTCGTGGAGCACTGGCCGGTCGCGCGCGAGTGGGTCGAGACCTACCGGCCCGGGACGTCGCTCGACATTCTGGTCAAAGACACCGGCCTGGCCCTCGAGACGGCGCGCGAGGCCGGCGTGCCCGCGCCGATGCTGGGACTGGCCTCACAGCTTATTGTAGGACTGACGCGGGAGTTGACCGCGGCGGCAGGTCGCGGCAGGTAGGGCGGAGTCGGGGGGGAACACGGCGGGCCACGGCCCGGCGCCCCTCTAGGCGCCGGCGGCGAGTAGACGCCCGAATCCCGGGACCGGAGTCCGGACGCCGGCGAGACGCAGCGTTCGCCAGGCCGTCGCCGCGAGTGAATCGACCACGGGCCGGCCGGTCTCGCGCTCGACCTCGTCGATGACCGCCGCCGCGGCAAGGTTCGTGCAGACCGACACCAGGGCGCCGGCATCGGGCACCGCGACCTCGCGCAGGAGCGCGGCGATGCGCGCCGGCGGGATGTCGGCGAACTCCCGGTTGACGGTTACTCCGAGGTGTGCGGACGCCGCGATCCGGAGGCCCGCGGCCGTGTAGGTGCGGGCGATCGCCTCGTGGATCTCCGCGAGGTAGGGCGTCGCGAGCCCGCACGCCGTGACGCCGAGGGCCCGGCAGGCTTCGAGCACGTCGAGCGTCGAGGTGGTGACCGGGACGCCGGTCTCGGCCTGCAGCCGGGTCACCAGCGCATGGTCGGCGGCGAGCCCTTTCCACGATCCGGACGTGCCGTTCCAGGCGATCACGTCCATTCCGGCGTCGGCGAGCAGGCGCGCCGCGTCGACCATCGGCGTGTCGTCGAACTGCTCCAGCGATTCGTCGTCGAGGGCGATCCGCGTGACCCGGATGCGGGTGAAGTGCAGGGAGACCGCGTCGCCGAGGGGCGCGACGATGCGGGCGGTCAGCGGCTCAACCACCGTGTTCGAGGACGGCGTGATCATGCCGATCCGTCGCGGCCGGCTCACGCTCCTTCGAGCATCGCGGCGGTGAGGCCCCGCGTATAGGTCCGCGCGAGCAGCGCTGCGATCAGCATCAGCGGCAGGCTGGCGGCATTGACGCCGGCCACCACGCTCAAATCCTCCATGCTGACGTCCATCGTGGATAGTCCGGCGGCGATCGTTTGATGCCATTGGTTCGGCAGAAACACGCCGGCCAGCATGAAGTCGCTGCTCATCACGCCGAGCGCGAAGAGGCCGACCGCCACCAGTACCGGCCAGGTCATCG is a genomic window containing:
- a CDS encoding aspartate/glutamate racemase family protein codes for the protein MSRPRRIGMITPSSNTVVEPLTARIVAPLGDAVSLHFTRIRVTRIALDDESLEQFDDTPMVDAARLLADAGMDVIAWNGTSGSWKGLAADHALVTRLQAETGVPVTTSTLDVLEACRALGVTACGLATPYLAEIHEAIARTYTAAGLRIAASAHLGVTVNREFADIPPARIAALLREVAVPDAGALVSVCTNLAAAAVIDEVERETGRPVVDSLAATAWRTLRLAGVRTPVPGFGRLLAAGA
- a CDS encoding amidohydrolase family protein — protein: MLLLDADRLIDGVADRASAPGGLVIDGDRIAAVGRFPPASGGADAGAAPEGLHVALPGCTLLPGLVDFHTHAGIDTRRGGLSAQAHESPPVSAGNALGRLQDDLRGGVTTARLCGDLGGLDLRLRAEIDAERVLGPRLVVAGRAIKSPRGGGGAIVSVTTDDAREINGTVEANLADGVDFIKLFVSDGVGDPAREPTACYYGEAHVAAAVRPAHAAGRRVAAHLLGGPGVAEAIGGGLDVIEHGWFLTDADLDLAARHETLITLTLGVLCGPYGHAFGDIPAESERLARLGTAAQQTARKVIARGLRYVVGTDAVHGHLADEVAWLVALGETPVRAIQAASARAAAELGMAGRLGTLEPGRLADVVAVEGDPLADISALRRVRLVVKGGRIVYHAGSRERGDGA
- a CDS encoding sugar ABC transporter permease, translated to MPDAEAIITRPAVVRRRAFTAERLRFGYSLLAPAVIYMAVLVGVPFFFSLYLALSDATVGGTSANYVGLANFVAVLSDSTIRQALRNTIVFTVVAGIFKGILGTLLAFLLIQEVRGKRLIRSLVVIPWTLPVAISALAWKWMYDSQFSAINYVGTRLHLIQGWPNWLGDNFLAAVAVISVNVWRGFPFAAIVLMAGMSAVPLELLDAGKVDGANFFLRYRYIVIPVIAPILLVGLLFDTVFTLSDISIVYLLTLGGPMGATEILPTKALEVGIQAGALGRGAAIALMLFPILLPVVYFLLRSLRRRETL
- a CDS encoding NAD(P)-dependent oxidoreductase, producing MTAAGLTVGVVGLGEMGLPMALRVRAAGLRVLGYDVRDEAGRGFEAAGGEVAASAGDVAARSDVTIVMVRTPAQAEAVVLGAGGVLEHARCGSLLIVMSTVGVPCMRRLADSARRAGLRFLDAPVSGGRARAEDGTLTIIVGGAAVDVEAARPVLAAMGTQIEHIGDAGAGTTVKMANQVLLTVSLIAAREMAALTGAAGLQTEKVWDVLRTCTGTTWVVEHWPVAREWVETYRPGTSLDILVKDTGLALETAREAGVPAPMLGLASQLIVGLTRELTAAAGRGR
- a CDS encoding carbohydrate ABC transporter permease; amino-acid sequence: MTAVQGHALPLDQVQLVAAGARRGKQRALRRHLLVYLGLLPFIVITVFPVVWMGITAFKTDADLVNPNVFPFWFHQHPTWEHFTYLFQHTYYKDWISNTMVIAACVSLITLAVGVPAGYALARVGLPGAENMGIGIFLGYLIPPILLFIPLSRVVALTHIIDTKWALVLIYPTFTIPFCTWLLSGFFKTVPPEIEEAAQVDGCGRMGALIRTVLPVSLAGILTAVIFAFTLTMQDFLYSLVYVSVSDQKPVPLGVATDLIRGDVYYWGSLMAGALLVGVPVAILYVFFLDQFISGITSAAVK